In the Kaistella sp. 97-N-M2 genome, one interval contains:
- the murF gene encoding UDP-N-acetylmuramoyl-tripeptide--D-alanyl-D-alanine ligase, which yields MNAASFYPLFLNSEKVTIDNRKVEKNDIFFAFSGEKYNAATFAEDAIDKGALAAIVEQKEFENTERNIFYVPSTLDFLQELAVLHRNHLTIPIIALTGSNGKTTTKEIIHAVLSQKYNVQYTFGNLNNHIGVPLTLLSIKPAHQMAVVEMGANHQKEIEFLCRLTRPTLGYITNFGKAHLEGFGGIEGVIEGKSEMYRYLLENAETVLVNENDPIQVEKTQGYSNKITFGKETSEFYFEEFSHENFVGLSFKGSKAQSQLTGSYNFTNLCAAASLGLHFNVEFEDIKNAIENYVPTNMRSQVLERNGKVFVLDTYNANPSSMAESLKNFSRFTGSKTVIIGDMLELGEESENEHQMILDLAQSLDFEEIITVGSHFKKVNTTFHTYKDSAELSAVLENNRITSKNILLKASRGIALEQILNFIP from the coding sequence ATGAATGCAGCCTCGTTTTATCCCCTTTTTTTAAACTCAGAAAAAGTAACCATCGACAATCGCAAGGTTGAAAAAAATGATATTTTCTTTGCCTTTTCCGGCGAAAAATATAACGCCGCAACCTTTGCAGAAGATGCAATCGATAAAGGTGCTCTTGCCGCGATTGTGGAACAGAAAGAATTTGAAAATACAGAAAGAAACATTTTTTATGTTCCGTCAACACTCGATTTTTTGCAGGAATTGGCTGTTCTTCACCGCAACCATCTTACCATTCCGATTATCGCGTTAACGGGAAGCAACGGGAAGACTACGACGAAAGAAATCATTCATGCGGTTTTGTCGCAAAAATATAATGTTCAGTATACCTTTGGAAACCTGAACAACCACATTGGCGTTCCTTTAACTTTACTTTCAATCAAGCCGGCGCACCAAATGGCGGTGGTTGAAATGGGTGCCAATCATCAAAAAGAGATCGAGTTTTTATGCAGGTTAACGCGGCCAACTTTAGGTTATATTACCAATTTCGGCAAGGCTCACCTTGAAGGTTTCGGTGGGATAGAGGGTGTTATCGAAGGCAAATCGGAAATGTACCGTTATCTTCTCGAAAATGCTGAAACTGTTTTGGTGAATGAGAACGATCCCATTCAGGTAGAAAAAACGCAAGGTTATTCCAATAAAATTACGTTTGGAAAGGAAACTTCTGAATTTTATTTTGAAGAATTTTCCCACGAAAATTTTGTGGGTTTAAGTTTTAAAGGAAGCAAGGCTCAATCGCAGTTAACCGGAAGTTATAATTTTACAAACCTTTGCGCCGCCGCAAGTTTAGGTCTTCATTTTAATGTTGAATTTGAAGACATCAAAAATGCCATCGAAAATTACGTTCCTACCAATATGAGATCACAGGTCCTGGAAAGAAACGGGAAAGTTTTTGTCCTTGATACCTACAATGCCAACCCAAGTTCGATGGCCGAATCGCTGAAGAATTTCAGCCGGTTTACGGGCTCAAAAACAGTTATAATTGGCGATATGCTCGAATTGGGTGAGGAATCTGAAAACGAACACCAAATGATTCTGGATCTCGCTCAAAGCCTCGATTTTGAGGAGATCATCACAGTAGGAAGTCACTTTAAAAAAGTGAACACGACATTTCATACGTATAAAGATTCCGCAGAACTGTCTGCAGTTTTAGAAAACAACAGAATTACGTCCAAAAATATTTTACTGAAAGCATCGCGCGGTATTGCGCTGGAACAGATATTAAACTTTATTCCTTAA
- a CDS encoding NUDIX hydrolase, with protein sequence MYKVFVNEKRLTLSKYPENMEKNLRFEGFASLEIAVDLLENTSCPEMNVYGENIDEIWEDFTHMFKVIEAAGGIVKNQNGDLLFIRRLGKWDLPKGKVEEGESLEQAALHEIEEETGLKELILEEFINNTFHIYTERNGEKILKTTYWFRINYLGDETPIPQIEEGISEVSWKNADAISTDVLPMTFNNIKLILDDYWVLN encoded by the coding sequence ATGTATAAAGTTTTTGTGAATGAAAAAAGGTTAACGTTAAGTAAGTATCCGGAAAACATGGAAAAAAACCTGCGCTTCGAAGGATTTGCCAGTCTGGAGATTGCTGTTGATCTTTTGGAAAACACATCGTGCCCGGAGATGAATGTTTACGGCGAAAACATCGACGAAATTTGGGAAGACTTCACGCATATGTTTAAAGTTATTGAAGCAGCCGGCGGCATCGTGAAAAACCAAAATGGTGATCTTCTCTTTATCCGCAGACTTGGGAAATGGGATTTACCGAAAGGAAAAGTAGAGGAAGGAGAATCTCTGGAGCAGGCGGCCTTGCACGAAATTGAAGAAGAAACGGGCTTGAAGGAACTTATTTTAGAGGAATTCATTAACAATACTTTTCACATTTACACCGAACGGAACGGTGAAAAAATTCTGAAAACAACGTACTGGTTCCGCATTAATTATTTAGGGGATGAAACGCCGATACCCCAGATAGAGGAAGGAATTTCGGAAGTGTCCTGGAAAAATGCCGATGCCATCTCCACCGACGTGCTGCCCATGACCTTCAACAATATTAAATTAATCCTGGATGATTACTGGGTGTTGAATTAA
- a CDS encoding SRPBCC domain-containing protein has translation MNLEGRKIVVNKSADELVNLLKNPEDYKSLMPESLQSFEVRDNGFKFSLKGMPEIALKIEEVTESQVILKSASSSLDFTLKGAMNAINETQTEVQLLFEGKFNPFIKMMVEKPLQNFMNSLTDNIEKI, from the coding sequence ATGAATCTAGAAGGACGCAAGATTGTTGTTAATAAATCAGCCGACGAGTTGGTGAATCTTTTAAAAAATCCGGAAGACTATAAATCGTTGATGCCGGAATCTCTGCAAAGTTTTGAAGTCCGCGACAATGGTTTTAAATTCAGTTTGAAAGGAATGCCCGAAATTGCCTTGAAAATTGAAGAGGTAACCGAAAGTCAGGTTATTTTAAAATCGGCGAGTTCCAGCTTAGATTTTACGCTGAAAGGCGCGATGAACGCGATCAATGAAACCCAAACTGAAGTTCAGTTGCTTTTTGAAGGAAAATTTAATCCTTTCATCAAAATGATGGTCGAAAAACCCTTGCAGAATTTCATGAATTCCCTTACCGATAATATCGAGAAGATCTAA
- a CDS encoding ABC transporter ATP-binding protein — protein MPLQIINLTKKFGEQVALRQINIDINTNEIIGLLGPNGAGKSTLMKSIVGVLKIDEGQILFDGKDIREDEIATKKRMGFLPENNPLYAEMYVKEYLSFVADLHEISKERIEEVIDLVGITPEKSKKISQLSKGYQQRVGLAQAILHSPDLLILDEPTNGLDPNQIIEIRNVIKQIGKEKTIILSTHIMQEVEALCSRVILIHEGKILQDSNIEDFKGRYGSLEEAFAGYTQ, from the coding sequence ATGCCATTACAAATTATCAATTTAACGAAGAAATTTGGAGAGCAGGTTGCTTTGCGCCAAATTAATATCGACATCAACACTAACGAGATTATTGGGCTGCTGGGGCCCAACGGTGCGGGAAAATCAACGTTGATGAAATCGATTGTGGGCGTGCTGAAAATTGATGAAGGCCAAATTTTATTCGACGGAAAAGATATTCGTGAGGATGAGATCGCCACGAAGAAAAGAATGGGTTTTCTGCCCGAAAACAATCCCCTCTACGCTGAAATGTATGTAAAAGAGTATTTGAGTTTCGTGGCAGATCTGCATGAAATTTCAAAGGAGAGAATTGAGGAAGTGATCGATTTGGTAGGAATTACGCCCGAAAAATCGAAGAAAATTTCGCAGTTGTCCAAAGGATATCAGCAAAGAGTCGGGCTCGCGCAGGCAATCCTGCATTCACCGGATCTTTTAATTTTAGATGAACCGACGAATGGTCTGGATCCCAATCAGATCATCGAAATTCGAAATGTTATTAAGCAAATCGGAAAAGAGAAAACCATTATTCTTTCCACCCACATCATGCAGGAAGTAGAAGCGCTTTGTTCGCGCGTTATTTTAATCCACGAGGGAAAAATCCTTCAGGATTCTAATATTGAAGATTTTAAAGGCAGGTACGGCAGTTTGGAAGAAGCCTTCGCGGGCTATACGCAATAA
- a CDS encoding N-acetylmuramoyl-L-alanine amidase, which translates to MRKSLYLIGLSFLVISCGSQKNIQKVAPKPKPPAATVSTKPKPPVPTRPNAEVKHEGKNEFYKVNIADAAKNDNTISYGSIVSANPAGYKVVKTYFPSIGQNFRQKYIILHYTALDDDKSVIVLTQQSVSAHYLVNNLDDREIYQLVDENKRSYHAGISQWRNDKMLNDTSIGIEIVNGGYVTDSTGVKIFPEFDEAQIKKVAALVKDIATRYMIPATNILGHSDIAPTRKQDPGPKFPWKKLYDDYQVGMWYDDATKQGFSDMTDADVFAMQMASPQFIFKYQTALRNLGYGIEPSGTYDDATKKTIEAFQYHFRPEMYDGMMDVETWAILQALNQKYPSK; encoded by the coding sequence ATGCGTAAATCGTTATATCTCATAGGATTAAGTTTTCTGGTAATTTCCTGTGGTTCTCAAAAAAATATTCAGAAAGTTGCACCAAAACCGAAACCGCCTGCTGCAACCGTTTCTACGAAACCAAAACCGCCCGTTCCAACGCGCCCCAATGCCGAAGTTAAACATGAAGGTAAAAATGAATTTTATAAGGTAAATATCGCCGACGCGGCCAAAAACGACAATACCATCAGTTACGGATCGATCGTTAGTGCAAATCCCGCGGGATATAAAGTGGTTAAGACTTATTTTCCGTCCATTGGACAAAACTTCCGCCAGAAATACATCATTTTGCATTATACTGCCTTAGATGACGATAAATCGGTAATTGTTCTTACGCAACAATCCGTTAGCGCGCATTATCTGGTTAATAATCTTGATGACCGCGAAATTTACCAGTTGGTGGACGAGAACAAAAGATCCTATCACGCCGGAATCAGCCAGTGGAGAAATGATAAAATGCTAAACGATACTTCCATCGGAATCGAAATTGTGAATGGCGGATATGTTACCGATTCGACCGGAGTGAAAATTTTTCCCGAATTTGATGAGGCGCAGATTAAAAAAGTGGCCGCTTTGGTAAAAGATATTGCCACGCGTTATATGATTCCCGCAACGAACATTTTGGGACATTCTGATATTGCACCCACAAGAAAACAGGATCCCGGACCAAAGTTTCCCTGGAAAAAGCTTTACGACGACTATCAGGTTGGTATGTGGTATGACGACGCCACAAAGCAGGGTTTTTCGGACATGACGGATGCAGATGTTTTTGCCATGCAGATGGCCAGTCCACAGTTTATATTTAAATATCAAACGGCGCTGAGAAATTTAGGATACGGTATCGAGCCTTCCGGCACTTACGATGATGCTACAAAGAAAACCATCGAGGCCTTTCAGTATCATTTCCGTCCGGAAATGTACGACGGGATGATGGATGTGGAAACCTGGGCCATTCTACAGGCCTTAAATCAAAAATATCCTTCGAAATAA
- the aspA gene encoding aspartate ammonia-lyase: MENFRDESDLLGTLQVPANAYYGVQTQRAIENFKISGQYLSSYPHFIKALAMVKKAAAKTNYELGLLEDNLYKKIAESCDDLLAGKFHEEFPIDMIQGGAGTSVNMNANEVIANIVLEKLGKEKGDYQYCSPNDHINLSQSTNDAYPTAIKMALLHMNRELVEKLKKTITAFRQKGLEFQDVIKMGRTQLQDAVPMTMGQEFEAYAATLEEDISKLNNNANLFVEINMGATAIGTGLNAPVGYANLCAKNLAQITGYPIISSPNLVEATPDTGSYVIYSSAMKRLAVKLSKICNDLRLLSSGPRAGFFEINLPPMQPGSSIMPGKVNPVIPEVVNQVCYKVIGNDLTVTFAAEAGQLQLNVMEPVLCHSIMESNMFLGNALDTLREKCITGITANKEICLNMVKHSIGIVTALNPYIGYKNSTEIAKEALETGQSVYNLVLEKGMLSQEKLDEILDPKNMLKPH; this comes from the coding sequence ATGGAAAATTTCAGAGATGAAAGTGATTTGCTAGGCACGCTACAGGTTCCTGCAAATGCATATTATGGCGTTCAAACCCAAAGAGCGATCGAAAATTTTAAAATATCCGGTCAGTATCTTTCTTCCTATCCGCACTTCATTAAAGCTTTGGCGATGGTGAAAAAAGCGGCGGCCAAAACGAATTACGAATTAGGTCTGTTGGAAGATAATTTATATAAAAAAATTGCGGAAAGCTGCGATGATCTGCTTGCGGGAAAATTCCACGAAGAATTTCCTATAGACATGATTCAGGGTGGCGCAGGAACTTCGGTAAATATGAACGCGAACGAAGTCATTGCCAATATTGTTTTAGAAAAATTAGGCAAGGAGAAAGGCGATTATCAGTACTGTTCGCCCAACGACCATATCAATTTATCGCAGTCTACAAATGATGCTTACCCAACGGCCATAAAGATGGCTCTGCTGCACATGAACAGGGAACTGGTGGAGAAACTGAAGAAAACCATCACTGCTTTTCGCCAAAAAGGTTTAGAATTTCAAGACGTCATCAAAATGGGACGAACACAGCTTCAGGATGCTGTTCCCATGACGATGGGCCAGGAATTTGAAGCCTACGCGGCAACTTTGGAAGAAGATATTTCCAAACTGAACAATAACGCGAATCTTTTTGTAGAGATCAACATGGGTGCAACCGCCATTGGGACGGGACTTAACGCTCCTGTTGGTTACGCTAATCTTTGTGCGAAAAACCTTGCTCAAATTACGGGTTATCCCATCATTTCTTCCCCCAATTTAGTTGAAGCTACGCCGGACACGGGATCTTATGTGATTTATTCCTCTGCAATGAAAAGACTTGCCGTAAAGCTGTCTAAAATCTGTAATGATTTACGATTGCTTTCATCCGGGCCACGGGCAGGATTTTTCGAAATTAATCTTCCGCCAATGCAACCCGGATCCTCCATTATGCCCGGGAAGGTTAATCCAGTCATTCCCGAAGTGGTGAATCAGGTTTGCTATAAAGTCATCGGCAACGATTTAACGGTCACTTTTGCTGCCGAAGCCGGACAGTTGCAGCTGAACGTCATGGAACCGGTTCTTTGCCATTCGATCATGGAAAGCAATATGTTTTTAGGCAACGCTTTAGATACACTGCGTGAAAAGTGCATTACCGGAATCACCGCCAATAAAGAAATTTGCCTTAATATGGTAAAACACAGCATCGGCATTGTAACAGCATTAAATCCATACATCGGCTACAAAAATTCAACGGAAATCGCAAAAGAAGCCTTGGAAACAGGGCAAAGTGTTTACAATTTGGTCCTGGAAAAAGGCATGCTTTCTCAGGAAAAACTGGATGAAATTCTGGACCCAAAAAACATGCTGAAACCTCATTAA
- a CDS encoding S46 family peptidase, whose translation MKRKHILLSAVLFPAVMAFAQQYGGMWIPTELNEKEMKDLGMKISAKQIFDPSKPSIKDAVVQFNGGCTAEIISPQGLLLTNHHCGFGQIQQHSTVKNDYLSDGFWAKDMNGELPNPGVTVDFIADIKEVTAQVLAGTQNLDDKASQELIDKNIEAVKATFKLDPWQKVVVKPMYYGNKYYAYLIETYKDIRLVGAPPQSIGKFGSDTDNWVWPRHTGDFSMFRIYADKDNKPAEYSKDNIPYKPKYFLPVSIKDKQENDFTFVFGFPGRTTEYLPAIAVEKVMNETDPTMIAVREVALKTLDEKMRTDAETHLKYAAKYASVANYWKKWIGEVEGLKKSDAVGKKKAYEQMLITKNPKIKPTLEELNRLYTEQARFTLNKAFYSETVRNAETLTLANYFYNYLQAAEAGKMDAKTADNFKSRLAGIYQNYDGELDAKVTAKLLALYANKTQQQFLPAGFDQYKNENTNLSTIEKWSKNSVITGRGTLNGATTNSDIDKVFADQNALVKNLKSDPLMKLFTDFRQTYMKTTDAQFTDYQNQIDVLQKKYMAQQMETDKDRVFFPDANSTLRVTYGKVKGSEPRDAVSYGYQTHVAGIMEKYVPGDYEFDVPKKLIQLYNTKDYGIYKDKTGDVPVNFTATNHTTGGNSGSPALDANGNLIGLNFDRQWEGTMSDINFDPRFSRNIMVDTKYILFIIDKYADAKWLIKEMKIVK comes from the coding sequence ATGAAAAGAAAACATATTTTACTTTCGGCAGTTTTGTTTCCGGCGGTAATGGCTTTCGCGCAACAGTACGGCGGAATGTGGATTCCCACAGAGCTTAATGAAAAAGAAATGAAAGATTTGGGAATGAAGATTTCTGCCAAACAGATTTTCGATCCTTCAAAACCCAGCATAAAAGACGCTGTAGTGCAGTTCAACGGGGGTTGCACGGCTGAAATTATTTCGCCGCAAGGCTTATTGTTAACGAATCATCATTGCGGTTTCGGCCAAATTCAACAACATTCGACCGTGAAAAACGACTATTTAAGCGATGGTTTTTGGGCGAAAGATATGAACGGCGAACTTCCAAATCCGGGCGTAACCGTCGATTTCATAGCGGACATCAAAGAAGTTACGGCGCAGGTTTTAGCAGGTACGCAGAATTTAGATGATAAAGCTTCGCAAGAACTTATCGATAAAAATATTGAAGCGGTAAAAGCAACCTTTAAATTAGACCCCTGGCAAAAGGTGGTTGTAAAACCTATGTATTACGGCAATAAATATTACGCCTACCTTATCGAGACTTATAAAGACATCCGTTTGGTTGGCGCGCCACCACAAAGCATCGGTAAATTTGGGTCGGATACCGACAACTGGGTTTGGCCACGGCACACGGGAGATTTTTCGATGTTCAGAATTTACGCGGATAAAGACAACAAACCCGCAGAATATTCCAAAGACAATATTCCGTACAAACCAAAATACTTTTTGCCGGTTTCCATTAAAGATAAACAGGAAAACGATTTCACTTTCGTCTTTGGATTTCCGGGAAGAACAACTGAATATTTACCCGCAATCGCAGTCGAAAAGGTGATGAACGAAACAGATCCCACCATGATCGCGGTGCGCGAAGTAGCGCTGAAAACATTAGACGAAAAAATGCGTACCGACGCAGAGACGCATCTTAAGTACGCCGCAAAGTATGCCTCTGTAGCAAATTACTGGAAGAAATGGATCGGCGAAGTGGAAGGACTGAAAAAATCGGATGCGGTAGGCAAAAAGAAAGCTTACGAGCAGATGTTGATCACAAAAAACCCAAAGATCAAACCAACTCTAGAAGAACTGAACCGGCTTTACACCGAGCAAGCGCGCTTCACCCTGAATAAAGCTTTTTATTCGGAGACCGTGCGTAATGCGGAAACTCTTACACTGGCGAATTATTTCTATAACTATCTGCAAGCGGCAGAAGCGGGGAAAATGGATGCTAAAACCGCAGATAATTTCAAATCGAGACTGGCAGGAATTTATCAAAATTACGATGGCGAACTGGACGCGAAAGTGACTGCGAAACTCCTGGCTTTGTATGCAAACAAAACCCAGCAACAGTTTTTACCAGCAGGTTTCGATCAATATAAAAACGAAAACACCAATCTTTCCACGATTGAAAAATGGTCTAAAAACTCTGTGATTACAGGCCGCGGCACTTTAAATGGAGCCACAACAAATTCCGATATCGATAAGGTTTTTGCAGATCAAAATGCTTTGGTTAAAAATTTGAAAAGCGATCCTTTGATGAAACTGTTTACGGATTTCAGACAAACCTATATGAAAACCACGGACGCTCAGTTTACAGATTATCAAAATCAGATCGACGTTCTTCAGAAGAAATACATGGCGCAGCAAATGGAAACGGATAAGGACCGCGTTTTCTTTCCGGATGCCAACTCTACCCTTCGCGTAACTTATGGAAAAGTTAAAGGTTCTGAACCTCGTGACGCCGTTAGTTATGGTTACCAAACGCACGTCGCGGGAATTATGGAGAAATATGTTCCCGGAGATTATGAGTTTGATGTTCCGAAAAAATTAATTCAGCTTTATAACACGAAAGATTATGGCATTTATAAAGATAAAACGGGCGATGTTCCGGTAAATTTCACGGCAACCAACCATACGACCGGCGGAAATTCCGGAAGTCCGGCTTTGGATGCGAACGGAAATTTAATCGGGCTTAACTTCGACAGACAGTGGGAAGGAACGATGAGTGACATTAATTTCGATCCGCGTTTCAGCCGAAATATTATGGTCGACACGAAGTATATTCTTTTCATCATTGATAAATATGCCGATGCAAAATGGCTGATCAAGGAGATGAAAATTGTAAAATAA
- a CDS encoding alpha/beta hydrolase-fold protein: MKFTMLSHEEDERPVFITGNFNKWNPKDSIYELKPAEENLYSIEIDAKKLPEKIEYKYTRGGWGNVEIDRFGNITPNRKALKSETEKEDEVERWRVNWGPFKEEFFPIVEIISEKFFIPQLNRTRKIWALLPYNYHQTTKDYPVLYLQDAQNLFNEGSAFGNWEIDKKMSILAEYGRGDVIIIAIENGSEDRIKEYVLDYNSITENAEGKKYIRFLADTLKPYVDSVYRTKPEREFTGIGGSSLGALISIYSGFLYPEVYSKLMIFSPSLWVNPENNYPQMNFKNPYDIKVYLYGGELEGSQMTERMELFEKTMEGWESSHSLQFEFKISTNDEGKHQEFYWSQEFPRAVEWLFYDTQEDPKELATKAQLIRNETSGI, translated from the coding sequence ATGAAATTTACGATGCTATCCCATGAAGAGGACGAGAGACCGGTTTTCATCACCGGAAATTTTAATAAATGGAATCCCAAAGATTCGATTTACGAATTGAAACCCGCAGAAGAAAACCTGTACAGCATTGAAATCGACGCTAAAAAATTGCCCGAAAAGATTGAATACAAATATACGCGTGGCGGTTGGGGAAACGTGGAAATCGACCGTTTCGGAAACATCACTCCAAACCGAAAAGCGCTGAAAAGCGAGACCGAAAAAGAGGATGAAGTAGAAAGATGGCGGGTGAACTGGGGGCCTTTTAAAGAAGAATTTTTTCCGATTGTAGAAATAATTTCGGAGAAGTTTTTTATCCCGCAGCTCAACAGGACGCGAAAAATTTGGGCACTGCTACCCTACAATTATCACCAGACTACAAAAGATTATCCGGTACTTTACCTTCAGGACGCGCAAAACCTTTTCAACGAAGGATCAGCCTTTGGAAACTGGGAAATCGATAAGAAAATGTCGATCCTGGCAGAATACGGAAGAGGCGATGTGATTATCATCGCAATCGAAAACGGCAGCGAAGACCGCATTAAAGAATACGTTTTGGATTACAATTCCATCACCGAAAACGCAGAGGGAAAAAAATACATCCGTTTTTTGGCAGACACTTTAAAACCTTATGTTGATTCGGTGTACCGCACGAAACCCGAAAGAGAGTTTACCGGAATTGGCGGAAGTTCTTTAGGCGCACTCATCAGCATTTACAGTGGTTTTCTGTATCCGGAGGTTTATTCGAAACTCATGATCTTTTCGCCGTCTTTATGGGTAAATCCGGAGAATAATTATCCACAGATGAATTTTAAAAATCCTTACGACATCAAAGTTTACCTTTACGGGGGCGAACTGGAAGGCTCGCAAATGACGGAACGAATGGAACTTTTTGAAAAAACGATGGAAGGTTGGGAAAGTTCGCATTCGCTTCAATTTGAATTTAAAATCAGCACGAACGACGAAGGAAAACATCAGGAATTTTACTGGTCGCAGGAGTTTCCGCGGGCGGTAGAATGGCTTTTCTATGATACGCAGGAAGATCCGAAGGAGCTGGCGACGAAGGCGCAATTAATTCGCAACGAAACGAGCGGGATTTAA
- the glgB gene encoding 1,4-alpha-glucan branching protein GlgB, producing MENVLPHSLFTDHDIYLFKEGKHYKLYDKFGAHTTELNGQKGTYFAVWAPFAKNVSVIGDFNNWHSETHSLFPRWDSSGIWEGFIPNLDWGTIYKYAIRTNKNILLEKGDPFALSWEQNVQASSVISTTWYEWDDENWMANRWKKNNLAAPISVYEMHLASWMRGVDHPEKFFSYREIAERLVPYLKEMNFTHVELMPVMEYPYDPSWGYQVTGFFAATSRFGSPQDLMFLIDELHRNNIGVILDWVPSHFPGDANGLHFFDGTFLYEHEDPRKGFHPDWKSYIFNYGRPEVKSFLISNAMFWLDRYHADGLRVDAVTSMLHLDYSRNEGEWEPNIEGGNVNLEAKLFLQEFNTAVYKEFPDIITIAEESSDFPMLTKPVHDGGIGFGMKWMMGWMHDTLKYFKEDPISRKYLHNKITFSSMYVFNENYMMPLSHDEVVHGKASLIYKMFGDEWQKFANLRALYTYMFTHPGAKLLFMGDEFGQTAEWNFTQSLDWHLLEHSIHKGLQKFVKDLNKLYTTETSLYENQFKPAGFEWVEANDDNNSIFIYLRKGTKENDVTMTVLNLTPRVFDYKIGVNEGTNWEVILNSDDEKYGGSGVKANIVDEEDDEWMYRANAIILTLPPLAGVVLRQKKNATTAKDKKSHLVQEPLEKSKPKTASKGKELPKKNSPKKSNKLNTRY from the coding sequence ATGGAAAATGTTCTTCCGCACTCGCTGTTTACCGACCACGACATTTATCTTTTCAAAGAAGGAAAACATTATAAACTTTACGATAAATTTGGCGCGCACACCACTGAACTCAACGGACAGAAAGGTACCTATTTCGCCGTTTGGGCACCTTTCGCAAAAAACGTCTCGGTAATTGGCGATTTTAACAATTGGCACTCTGAAACGCATTCACTCTTTCCGCGCTGGGACAGCTCCGGCATTTGGGAAGGTTTTATTCCGAACCTGGACTGGGGAACAATTTACAAATACGCAATCCGTACGAACAAAAATATCTTGCTGGAAAAAGGAGATCCCTTTGCGCTGAGTTGGGAACAAAACGTGCAGGCAAGCTCCGTAATTTCAACAACCTGGTACGAATGGGACGACGAAAACTGGATGGCAAACCGCTGGAAAAAAAACAATCTCGCCGCACCAATTTCGGTATACGAAATGCATTTAGCTTCCTGGATGCGTGGCGTCGATCATCCCGAAAAATTTTTCAGTTACCGCGAAATTGCCGAAAGACTTGTGCCTTATCTAAAGGAAATGAATTTCACGCATGTCGAATTGATGCCCGTGATGGAATATCCTTACGATCCGAGTTGGGGTTACCAGGTCACCGGATTTTTTGCTGCAACCTCCCGCTTTGGGTCGCCACAAGATTTAATGTTTTTGATTGATGAGCTTCACCGGAATAATATCGGTGTGATTCTCGATTGGGTGCCCTCTCATTTTCCCGGTGATGCCAATGGTCTGCACTTTTTCGACGGTACTTTTCTTTATGAACATGAAGATCCGCGAAAAGGTTTTCATCCCGACTGGAAATCCTATATTTTTAATTATGGCAGGCCCGAAGTGAAATCTTTTCTAATTTCGAACGCTATGTTTTGGCTCGACCGGTATCATGCCGACGGTTTACGCGTAGATGCCGTGACGTCCATGCTGCATCTGGATTATTCCAGAAACGAGGGCGAGTGGGAACCCAATATCGAAGGTGGAAATGTGAATTTGGAAGCAAAACTTTTTCTGCAGGAATTTAACACCGCTGTTTACAAAGAGTTTCCCGATATCATCACGATCGCGGAAGAAAGTTCCGACTTTCCTATGCTTACCAAACCGGTGCACGACGGTGGGATCGGCTTTGGCATGAAGTGGATGATGGGTTGGATGCACGATACTTTAAAGTATTTCAAGGAGGATCCGATCAGCCGAAAATATCTGCACAACAAGATCACGTTCTCCTCTATGTACGTGTTTAATGAAAATTACATGATGCCGCTTTCCCACGATGAGGTGGTACACGGAAAAGCAAGTTTAATTTATAAAATGTTTGGCGACGAATGGCAAAAGTTTGCCAATCTGCGGGCGTTGTACACGTACATGTTTACGCATCCGGGCGCGAAACTTCTTTTTATGGGTGATGAATTTGGGCAAACCGCCGAATGGAATTTTACACAAAGCCTCGATTGGCATTTGCTGGAGCATTCAATCCATAAAGGTTTACAGAAGTTTGTGAAAGATCTGAACAAGTTGTACACCACCGAAACTTCCCTCTACGAAAACCAGTTCAAACCAGCCGGGTTCGAATGGGTAGAGGCCAACGACGATAACAATTCGATCTTTATTTATTTGCGGAAAGGAACAAAGGAAAACGATGTTACAATGACGGTCCTGAATCTTACTCCACGAGTTTTCGATTATAAAATTGGTGTAAATGAAGGCACGAACTGGGAAGTAATTTTAAATTCGGACGACGAAAAATACGGCGGAAGCGGCGTAAAAGCAAATATTGTGGATGAAGAAGATGACGAGTGGATGTACCGCGCCAACGCCATAATTTTAACATTGCCGCCACTTGCGGGCGTTGTTTTAAGACAGAAAAAAAACGCCACAACAGCGAAAGATAAAAAATCACATTTGGTGCAAGAACCTTTGGAGAAAAGTAAACCGAAGACCGCATCGAAAGGTAAAGAGTTGCCGAAGAAAAATTCGCCGAAAAAAAGTAATAAATTAAACACCCGATACTAA